A part of Candidatus Acidiferrales bacterium genomic DNA contains:
- a CDS encoding argininosuccinate synthase, producing the protein MAKKVVLAYSGGLDTSIIIPWLKENYHCEVVAMIGDLGQKEDLEAARRKALATGASAAYVEDLREEFITRYIWPTLRAGAVYEHKYLLGTSFARPILGRRQAELARKVGADAVAHGCTGKGNDQVRFELAVKAIAPEMKIIAPWREWKINSREDAIAYAREHNIPIEQTTKNIYSRDRNIWHLSHEGGRLEDPANAPEEAMWQWVVSPAAAPNAPAEVEIGFESGVPVSVNGKKLGALALLEELNDIAAKNGVGRMDIVENRLVGMKSRGAYETPAGTLLVIAHRELESLCLDRETLHYQQHLALRYAEMVYYGMWFTPLREALDAFFASSQSRVTGSVGLSLFKGNVDVTSRKSPYSLYRTNLASFTMTGYNPKDAEGFINLFALPITVPMESEAR; encoded by the coding sequence TTGGCGAAAAAAGTTGTCCTGGCATATTCCGGAGGGCTCGATACCTCCATCATCATTCCGTGGCTGAAGGAAAATTATCATTGTGAAGTCGTCGCCATGATCGGCGACCTCGGACAGAAAGAAGATTTGGAAGCGGCACGCCGCAAGGCACTTGCCACCGGCGCAAGCGCGGCTTACGTCGAAGACCTGCGCGAAGAATTCATCACGCGCTACATCTGGCCGACACTGCGCGCCGGCGCGGTCTACGAGCACAAGTATCTGCTGGGCACTTCCTTCGCACGGCCGATCCTAGGACGGCGCCAGGCGGAACTCGCCCGCAAAGTCGGCGCCGACGCCGTGGCCCACGGCTGCACGGGCAAAGGCAACGACCAGGTGCGCTTCGAACTCGCCGTGAAAGCCATCGCGCCGGAAATGAAAATCATTGCGCCATGGCGCGAATGGAAAATCAATTCGCGCGAGGACGCCATCGCCTACGCGCGCGAACACAATATTCCCATCGAGCAAACTACGAAAAACATTTATAGCCGCGACCGCAACATCTGGCATTTGAGCCACGAGGGCGGACGCCTGGAAGATCCCGCGAACGCGCCCGAAGAAGCCATGTGGCAGTGGGTGGTTTCGCCAGCGGCTGCGCCGAACGCGCCTGCGGAAGTCGAAATCGGCTTCGAAAGTGGTGTTCCGGTTTCGGTGAATGGGAAAAAACTCGGCGCGCTGGCCTTGCTCGAAGAGCTAAACGACATCGCCGCGAAAAATGGCGTGGGACGCATGGACATTGTGGAGAATCGCCTGGTGGGCATGAAATCGCGCGGCGCATACGAAACGCCGGCGGGCACTTTGCTCGTCATCGCGCATCGCGAGCTCGAATCCCTTTGTCTCGACCGCGAGACGCTGCATTACCAGCAGCATTTGGCGCTGCGCTATGCCGAAATGGTTTATTACGGAATGTGGTTCACTCCGTTGCGCGAGGCGCTCGACGCATTCTTTGCATCCTCGCAGAGCCGCGTCACGGGCTCGGTTGGGCTGAGCCTGTTCAAGGGCAATGTCGATGTCACGTCGCGCAAGTCGCCCTATTCACTCTATCGCACGAATTTGGCGAGCTTCACAATGACTGGCTACAACCCGAAGGACGCCGAAGGATTCATCAATCTTTTCGCGTTGCCGATCACGGTTCCCATGGAGAGCGAGGCGCGTTGA
- the argJ gene encoding bifunctional glutamate N-acetyltransferase/amino-acid acetyltransferase ArgJ, which produces MKSRISTLLLPRGFSFSAVGCGLKKSGLDLGLIVSETPAAAACVFTTNLVKAAPVVVSQAHLRKSAGKMRAIIVNSGNANCVTGTAGLQASRRTAVVTAKRLGCQPEQILVCSTGVIGLPIRVERILRTIPVLSTNRSEHPASFALLTRAIMTTDTRPKWAAANCRIGGKTVRVLGCAKGAGMIHPNMATMLSFIVTDAAAVPAVLSRALREAVAGTFNSITVDGDTSTNDTLALLANGASGAPAIRAGTATYKKFRAAVESVCHSLALQIVADGEGAHRVVEIEVRGAPSDRVADQIARTIANSPLVKTALAGGDPNWGRILAAAGRAGVHFDPQRVEVRMAGILMCRNGVAHPFGERAAHRKLLAKHVPIVVDLHAGRGHARVWTCDFTGDYVRINASYRS; this is translated from the coding sequence ATGAAATCGCGAATCTCCACGTTGCTCCTGCCTCGCGGCTTCTCGTTTTCCGCTGTCGGCTGCGGACTGAAAAAATCAGGACTTGATCTGGGCCTGATCGTCAGCGAAACGCCAGCCGCGGCCGCTTGCGTGTTTACGACCAACCTCGTCAAGGCCGCACCGGTGGTCGTGTCGCAGGCGCATTTGCGTAAATCGGCTGGCAAGATGCGCGCGATCATAGTCAATTCCGGAAACGCCAATTGCGTCACCGGAACCGCGGGATTGCAAGCTTCGCGCAGGACCGCAGTTGTGACCGCGAAAAGACTCGGGTGCCAGCCGGAACAAATCCTTGTCTGTTCGACAGGCGTGATCGGCTTGCCCATTCGCGTGGAGCGAATCCTCCGGACAATTCCCGTGCTTAGTACAAATCGTTCCGAGCATCCTGCTTCCTTCGCCCTACTTACGCGCGCCATCATGACCACGGACACGCGTCCCAAATGGGCTGCAGCGAATTGCCGAATTGGCGGCAAGACTGTGCGCGTCCTCGGCTGCGCCAAGGGCGCGGGAATGATTCATCCGAATATGGCCACGATGCTTTCCTTCATCGTGACGGACGCTGCTGCGGTGCCTGCTGTTCTCTCTCGCGCGCTGCGCGAAGCCGTCGCGGGAACCTTCAATTCCATCACCGTCGATGGCGATACATCGACAAACGACACGCTCGCGCTGCTTGCCAACGGCGCTTCCGGCGCTCCCGCGATTCGCGCGGGCACTGCCACTTACAAGAAATTTCGTGCAGCGGTCGAATCCGTTTGCCACTCGCTGGCGCTGCAAATCGTCGCGGATGGCGAAGGCGCCCATCGCGTGGTCGAAATCGAGGTTCGCGGCGCGCCATCCGATCGCGTGGCGGATCAGATCGCCCGAACCATCGCTAATTCGCCTCTCGTCAAGACCGCGCTCGCCGGCGGAGATCCAAACTGGGGGCGAATCCTGGCTGCAGCGGGGCGCGCTGGAGTGCATTTCGATCCTCAGCGGGTAGAAGTTCGCATGGCCGGCATCCTGATGTGCCGCAATGGCGTTGCGCATCCGTTTGGCGAACGTGCTGCGCATCGCAAATTGCTCGCGAAGCATGTCCCGATTGTCGTGGATTTGCACGCTGGCCGCGGCCACGCGCGCGTCTGGACGTGCGATTTCACCGGCGACTATGTGCGCATCAACGCCAGTTACCGCAGCTAG
- the argH gene encoding argininosuccinate lyase, whose amino-acid sequence MSEAAQKKMWGGRFDRAPDQAFYDFEASFRFDRRLLPFELQLDRAWARGLEKVGILSDDETRQILAALDQIERRSLAEPKWLDASNAEDVHHFVESTLTEMLGPLGQKLHTGRSRNEMVVTEFRMFVKFAARETRAAVAALIEAFLAQAEANFGVPMPGMTHMQLAQPILLSHFLLAHAEGFFHDLNRLAFAVNTSDACPLGSGALAGCAFPVDRRAMANELGFARVTRNSLDSVSRRDFPLDYLYALVVLASHLSRLAEDMILFASPGFGFVILLDEYSTGSSLMPQKKNPDAWELIRGKSGRVTAALIALLVTMKGLPTSYQRDLQEDKEPLFGAHDEALAMTRIAAGAIAAAKFDAAKLRAAAQDPALTATEAADYLVARGVPFRQAHEIIGKLVRDAEGDARGFGHWPVEKLKKYSPAFGADFAQALTVDGSLARRSASGGTAPNAVRAALDEAKIRLAAQEKLV is encoded by the coding sequence TTGAGCGAAGCGGCACAGAAGAAAATGTGGGGCGGGCGGTTCGACCGCGCTCCAGACCAGGCATTCTACGATTTCGAAGCCTCCTTTCGCTTCGATCGCCGGCTGCTTCCCTTCGAGCTGCAGCTCGACCGCGCCTGGGCGCGCGGCCTGGAAAAAGTCGGCATTCTGAGCGACGATGAAACCAGGCAAATCCTGGCTGCGCTCGACCAGATTGAAAGGCGCTCCCTTGCTGAGCCAAAGTGGCTCGATGCGTCGAACGCGGAAGATGTGCATCATTTCGTTGAATCCACGCTGACGGAAATGCTTGGGCCTCTGGGACAGAAGCTCCACACGGGACGCAGCCGCAACGAAATGGTGGTCACGGAATTTCGCATGTTCGTCAAATTCGCTGCCAGAGAAACGCGCGCCGCAGTGGCCGCGCTCATCGAGGCCTTTCTCGCTCAGGCAGAGGCCAATTTCGGCGTGCCCATGCCCGGCATGACGCATATGCAACTGGCGCAGCCGATTCTGCTTTCGCATTTCCTGCTTGCGCATGCGGAGGGGTTCTTCCACGATCTCAATCGCCTGGCGTTTGCCGTGAACACTTCCGATGCATGCCCGCTCGGCTCGGGCGCGCTGGCGGGCTGCGCTTTCCCGGTGGATCGCCGCGCCATGGCCAATGAGCTGGGATTTGCGCGCGTCACGCGAAACAGTCTCGACTCCGTCAGCCGCCGTGATTTTCCGCTCGACTATCTTTACGCGCTTGTGGTTCTCGCCAGCCATCTTTCGCGCCTCGCGGAAGACATGATTCTTTTCGCGTCGCCCGGTTTCGGCTTCGTCATTTTGCTGGACGAATATTCGACGGGCAGCAGCCTGATGCCGCAGAAGAAAAATCCAGACGCATGGGAGCTGATTCGCGGAAAATCCGGCCGCGTCACGGCAGCGCTCATCGCTTTGCTGGTCACGATGAAAGGATTACCGACGAGCTATCAGCGCGATTTGCAGGAAGACAAAGAGCCATTATTCGGCGCGCACGATGAAGCACTGGCGATGACGCGCATTGCGGCAGGAGCCATCGCCGCGGCAAAATTCGATGCTGCGAAACTCCGCGCCGCAGCCCAGGACCCGGCATTGACGGCGACGGAAGCCGCCGATTACCTCGTCGCGCGGGGAGTTCCATTCCGGCAGGCGCACGAAATCATCGGCAAGCTTGTTCGCGACGCGGAAGGCGATGCGCGGGGTTTCGGCCACTGGCCAGTCGAAAAGCTGAAAAAATATTCGCCGGCTTTCGGCGCGGATTTTGCGCAGGCGCTGACGGTCGATGGCTCGCTGGCGCGCCGCAGCGCCTCAGGAGGGACGGCGCCAAATGCCGTTCGCGCGGCTCTTGACGAAGCGAAAATTCGCCTCGCCGCGCAGGAGAAATTGGTATGA
- the yidD gene encoding membrane protein insertion efficiency factor YidD: MNPKRAARWLALFLVRVYQVFLGPFFGGNCKFEPSCSHYTHQAIERFGAARGIWLGAKRLLRCRPFSTGGYDPLPEIWPGESLNEDSNHASVTAHSLEQHTSGVAR; encoded by the coding sequence GTGAATCCGAAACGCGCCGCGCGGTGGCTCGCGCTCTTTCTCGTGCGCGTATATCAGGTTTTCCTGGGGCCTTTCTTTGGCGGCAACTGCAAGTTCGAACCCTCCTGCTCTCACTACACGCATCAAGCCATCGAGCGATTTGGCGCGGCGCGTGGAATCTGGCTGGGGGCGAAAAGGCTGCTGCGCTGCCGTCCTTTTTCCACTGGCGGATACGATCCGTTGCCGGAAATTTGGCCTGGCGAGAGCCTGAATGAAGATTCGAACCACGCATCCGTAACCGCCCATTCGTTGGAACAGCACACCTCAGGAGTTGCGCGTTGA
- the thiI gene encoding tRNA uracil 4-sulfurtransferase ThiI produces MTQPAVVIHYHELWLKGRNRRYFASQLSRAVRAGLEGIPIEKVERPNDRIVVRLGKGASLEEVLARVARITGLAYYAVAQPVELDLGALCRAAWKEIEPLQFSTFAIRARRSDKSFPHPSSEIERVVGRYVEDQLAAAGRRARVKLNDPDVTCRIEITSGPALVYARKIPGPGGLPANTAGKMMCLLSGGFDSAVAAYQMMKRGAHLSFAHFYGTGARPGESSVHVARGLVEKLVPWQFTAKLYRVPFEAIQREIVRYAPENCRVLLYRRMMLRIAEVLAKHDQALALITGDSLAQVASQTLRNMIAVEAAAKLPVFRPLVGTDKMEILEIARKIGTYDISSEPFHDCCPIFLPRSPVLHASAAELDAAETKLDVPQLVQQGVSSAMLEHYRYAAGRVERKEVPPRSQKLKQDAAIA; encoded by the coding sequence ATGACGCAACCTGCGGTTGTCATTCATTATCATGAACTGTGGCTGAAGGGCCGCAACCGGCGATATTTTGCCTCGCAGCTTTCCCGGGCTGTGCGCGCAGGTTTGGAAGGAATCCCGATTGAAAAAGTGGAACGGCCGAACGACCGCATCGTCGTGCGCCTCGGGAAAGGGGCGTCGCTCGAAGAGGTGCTTGCGCGCGTGGCGAGAATTACCGGCTTGGCCTACTACGCAGTTGCCCAGCCGGTCGAACTGGACCTCGGTGCGCTGTGCCGCGCGGCGTGGAAGGAAATCGAGCCGCTGCAGTTTTCGACATTCGCCATTCGCGCGCGCCGCAGCGATAAATCCTTTCCCCATCCTAGCTCGGAAATCGAGAGAGTTGTGGGGCGCTACGTGGAAGACCAGCTTGCCGCTGCTGGCCGCCGTGCGCGCGTGAAATTGAACGATCCAGACGTCACCTGCCGAATCGAGATCACCTCGGGTCCCGCGCTGGTCTACGCGCGGAAAATTCCCGGTCCAGGCGGACTGCCAGCAAACACGGCGGGAAAGATGATGTGCCTGCTTTCCGGAGGATTCGACTCCGCCGTGGCTGCATACCAGATGATGAAGCGCGGCGCGCATCTTTCGTTCGCTCATTTTTACGGAACGGGCGCGCGGCCCGGCGAATCGTCCGTGCACGTGGCGCGCGGGCTCGTGGAGAAGCTTGTGCCTTGGCAATTTACGGCGAAGCTCTATCGGGTGCCGTTCGAGGCCATTCAGCGCGAAATTGTTCGCTATGCGCCGGAGAATTGCCGCGTGCTGCTCTATCGGCGAATGATGCTGCGAATCGCCGAAGTCTTGGCGAAGCACGATCAGGCGCTGGCACTGATCACAGGCGACAGTCTGGCGCAGGTGGCGTCGCAAACGCTGCGCAACATGATCGCCGTGGAAGCAGCGGCGAAGCTGCCCGTTTTTCGCCCGCTGGTGGGAACAGACAAAATGGAAATCCTGGAGATCGCGCGAAAAATCGGGACGTACGATATCTCTTCCGAACCATTCCACGATTGCTGTCCGATTTTCCTGCCGCGCAGCCCTGTGCTGCACGCGAGCGCCGCCGAGTTGGATGCCGCGGAAACGAAACTTGACGTGCCGCAGCTTGTGCAGCAAGGCGTGAGTTCGGCGATGCTGGAACATTATCGCTATGCCGCCGGGCGCGTGGAACGCAAGGAAGTCCCGCCGCGTTCACAGAAGCTGAAGCAAGATGCGGCAATCGCGTAA
- the yidC gene encoding membrane protein insertase YidC: MSDEQRMGLAIILMAAVLILWSRFFKPPVPQKPPETNPPTNVQQPAPGQPSRPVIASSSAPATQQTTIPVQQANGEETVAVESGLYRVELSNVGGVVRSWKLKKYRNNETPPKPLELVNSAAAKQLNAWPLSVWLDDPKLDAVANSGSYVVTQRVTAPVSGSSKAAVETPVPNGATLQAPVEIVFEWSNGHLHIVKALKFAANYEVELDVSASFDKQPIPFGISWRGGFGDQSVPNAAALTQVFYSENQKVVPLTYKKLGVKDHPEIPVQVSGYMDAAGIEDTFFTAAFLSPQPGIALWDWTQYQNLTEDGKTSQQPVVEMAAGPQAPGAWNTRLYVGPKEFSQLDHLNPPLTGLVQYGYMSFIAKPLLWTLNWIYKYVPNYGWAIVLLTIVINMALFPLKIKGWQSTKRMQKAMPRIKALQEKYKKYSLRDPRRREMQEEMSAIYKEEGANPISGCLPQLVQFPIWFALYRMLQYSIELRHAPWIGWIHDLSARDPYYILPILMTAAMYFMTKMTPTPTVDPAQQKMMALMPLAFGFLFFFYSSGLVLYIFTSSVVGILQQLYLNKSDPLPSRSPFKNKPLKA, encoded by the coding sequence ATGAGCGACGAGCAACGAATGGGCCTGGCCATCATTTTGATGGCCGCCGTTTTGATCCTCTGGTCGCGTTTTTTCAAGCCGCCCGTCCCGCAGAAGCCGCCTGAAACCAATCCTCCCACTAATGTGCAGCAGCCAGCGCCCGGACAGCCTTCGCGGCCCGTTATAGCGTCTTCTTCAGCACCGGCTACGCAGCAGACGACAATTCCTGTGCAGCAAGCGAATGGCGAAGAAACTGTCGCCGTCGAGAGCGGACTTTACCGCGTCGAATTGTCGAACGTAGGCGGCGTGGTCCGCAGTTGGAAGCTCAAGAAATACCGCAACAATGAAACTCCACCGAAGCCGCTTGAATTGGTGAATTCCGCGGCGGCAAAGCAGCTCAACGCATGGCCGCTCTCCGTTTGGCTTGACGACCCGAAACTCGACGCGGTGGCAAACTCCGGGTCCTATGTTGTCACGCAGCGTGTCACTGCCCCGGTTTCCGGATCGTCAAAAGCGGCCGTTGAAACACCGGTTCCAAACGGCGCCACACTGCAAGCGCCCGTGGAAATCGTTTTCGAGTGGAGCAATGGCCATCTCCATATCGTGAAGGCATTGAAATTCGCCGCGAATTACGAGGTCGAGCTGGACGTTTCCGCTTCGTTTGACAAGCAACCCATCCCGTTTGGCATTTCCTGGCGCGGCGGATTCGGTGACCAGTCGGTCCCCAATGCGGCCGCGCTCACGCAGGTTTTTTACAGCGAAAATCAGAAAGTCGTGCCGCTGACATACAAGAAACTCGGCGTGAAAGATCATCCCGAAATTCCTGTGCAAGTCTCAGGCTATATGGACGCCGCGGGCATCGAGGATACGTTCTTCACCGCGGCCTTTCTGTCGCCTCAGCCGGGAATCGCTCTGTGGGATTGGACGCAATATCAAAACCTCACGGAAGACGGCAAAACTTCGCAACAGCCTGTCGTGGAAATGGCCGCTGGGCCGCAGGCACCCGGCGCATGGAATACGCGCCTGTACGTCGGCCCGAAGGAATTTTCGCAACTCGACCATCTGAATCCGCCGCTGACAGGTCTGGTGCAATACGGCTATATGAGCTTTATCGCCAAGCCACTGCTGTGGACTCTGAATTGGATTTACAAGTACGTGCCGAACTACGGCTGGGCCATCGTTCTGCTCACCATCGTCATCAACATGGCCCTCTTTCCACTCAAAATAAAGGGCTGGCAATCCACCAAGCGCATGCAGAAAGCCATGCCGCGCATCAAGGCCCTCCAGGAAAAATACAAGAAGTATTCGTTGCGCGATCCACGGCGGCGCGAAATGCAAGAGGAGATGTCCGCGATCTATAAGGAAGAAGGCGCGAATCCGATTTCCGGCTGTTTGCCGCAATTGGTTCAATTCCCGATCTGGTTTGCTCTTTATCGCATGTTGCAGTATTCGATCGAGCTCCGCCACGCGCCCTGGATCGGATGGATTCACGATCTTTCGGCCCGTGATCCTTATTACATTCTGCCAATCCTGATGACTGCGGCGATGTACTTCATGACCAAGATGACGCCAACGCCGACCGTCGATCCTGCACAGCAGAAAATGATGGCGCTGATGCCACTGGCCTTCGGATTTCTCTTCTTTTTTTACTCCAGCGGACTGGTTCTTTATATTTTCACCAGCAGCGTCGTCGGCATCCTGCAGCAATTGTATTTGAACAAAAGCGATCCGCTTCCCTCACGCAGTCCCTTCAAAAATAAGCCGCTCAAAGCGTAG
- the rpmH gene encoding 50S ribosomal protein L34, producing the protein MPKRTFQPHVRRRHKKHGFRARMKTKSGQQVLARRRKKGRHSLTRV; encoded by the coding sequence TTGCCGAAGCGCACTTTTCAACCGCATGTTCGCCGCCGCCACAAGAAGCACGGATTCCGCGCGCGAATGAAAACCAAGAGTGGACAACAAGTTCTTGCCCGACGCAGAAAAAAGGGACGCCACAGCCTTACCCGCGTCTGA
- a CDS encoding GNAT family N-acetyltransferase — protein MRSRRARPGDAAAIHALIAYYAAQGILLPRTEENVRERVSSFLVLEEKSQIVGCVSLESYGPDLAEIRSLAVSPDIRGRGLGARLVQFALLDARRRRIARVFAVTHAPAFFEHQGFAASSRRTLPEKIERDCSVCPKARRCRLIAVIANVLPERSALSILDNVASPVPAA, from the coding sequence ATGAGGTCGCGGCGCGCGCGTCCCGGCGATGCTGCAGCGATTCACGCGCTCATCGCGTACTATGCCGCGCAGGGCATTTTGCTGCCGCGCACGGAAGAAAACGTGCGTGAGCGCGTTTCCAGCTTCCTTGTCCTCGAAGAAAAATCTCAAATCGTCGGCTGCGTGTCACTGGAAAGCTACGGGCCGGATCTCGCGGAAATCCGCTCGCTGGCCGTGAGCCCGGATATTCGCGGGCGGGGCCTCGGCGCGCGTCTTGTGCAGTTCGCCCTTCTGGATGCGCGGCGCAGAAGGATTGCCCGCGTCTTTGCTGTCACGCATGCGCCTGCATTTTTCGAGCATCAAGGTTTCGCAGCCTCCTCGCGCCGGACGCTGCCGGAAAAAATCGAGCGCGACTGTTCGGTTTGCCCAAAGGCTCGTCGTTGCCGTCTGATCGCTGTCATCGCCAATGTTCTGCCCGAGCGCTCCGCATTGTCCATTCTTGATAACGTCGCGTCGCCCGTTCCGGCCGCATGA
- the rnpA gene encoding ribonuclease P protein component, translating into MPKRLRRNLPREWRLVRRAEYEAVYRGGRRRSNQTFVIFVRPNGLARDRFGMSVKKALGNAVLRNRIRRRIREILRLHREEMPAGWDIVIHPSKTVATLKFAKIEAELLSLIPREKRAAE; encoded by the coding sequence GTGCCCAAGCGCCTGCGCCGGAATTTGCCGCGCGAATGGCGGCTGGTACGGCGAGCGGAGTACGAAGCTGTTTACCGTGGAGGCCGCCGGCGGTCGAATCAGACCTTTGTGATTTTCGTGCGACCCAATGGGCTCGCGCGCGACCGTTTCGGCATGAGCGTGAAGAAAGCGCTGGGCAATGCCGTGTTGCGCAATCGAATCCGAAGGCGCATTCGAGAGATTTTGCGGTTGCATCGCGAGGAGATGCCCGCCGGGTGGGATATCGTGATTCATCCAAGCAAAACCGTGGCCACGCTGAAGTTCGCGAAAATCGAAGCGGAACTGCTTTCGCTGATTCCTCGCGAGAAGCGAGCGGCAGAGTGA